One segment of bacterium DNA contains the following:
- the gap gene encoding type I glyceraldehyde-3-phosphate dehydrogenase yields MRVGINGFGRIGRLIFRAGFKRNIDFVAINDLPTPVETFAHLLKYDSNYGEFDVDIKTKEKMLIVNGKEIRIFSEKNPGLIPWKECKTDIVIESTGVFTKAELAGLHNVKKVIISAPSPNADVMIVMGVNHQDYRPYHRIISNASCTTNCLAPMVKVLDECFKIKKGLMTTVHSYTNDQRILDLSHRDLRRARAAAISMIPTTTGAAKAIGKIFPHLEGKLNGIAIRVPTSTVSLVDLVVEVEKSTNINEVNDVFKEANETYLKGILGYCEIPLVSCDFKGNPNSCVIDAGFTDVIGNNLIKVLGWYDNEWAYSMRIIDLIKYISKMEV; encoded by the coding sequence ATGAGAGTAGGTATTAATGGATTTGGAAGAATTGGGCGATTAATTTTTAGAGCAGGATTTAAAAGAAACATTGATTTTGTAGCAATAAATGATTTACCAACACCTGTTGAAACTTTTGCACATCTCCTAAAATATGATTCCAACTATGGTGAATTTGACGTTGATATAAAAACAAAAGAAAAAATGCTTATTGTGAATGGAAAGGAAATTAGAATTTTTAGTGAGAAAAATCCAGGTCTTATACCTTGGAAAGAATGCAAAACAGATATTGTAATAGAATCAACAGGTGTATTTACAAAAGCGGAATTAGCAGGTCTTCATAATGTAAAGAAAGTCATTATCTCAGCACCATCGCCTAATGCCGATGTAATGATTGTTATGGGCGTAAATCATCAAGACTATAGACCGTATCACAGAATAATCTCTAATGCATCTTGCACAACAAATTGTTTAGCACCGATGGTTAAAGTGTTAGATGAATGTTTTAAAATAAAAAAGGGATTAATGACTACTGTTCATTCCTACACAAATGATCAAAGAATATTAGATTTGTCACACAGAGATTTGAGAAGGGCAAGAGCAGCTGCAATATCAATGATTCCTACAACAACAGGTGCAGCTAAAGCCATAGGAAAAATATTTCCACATCTAGAAGGAAAATTAAATGGAATCGCAATTAGAGTTCCAACATCTACTGTTTCTTTAGTTGATTTAGTTGTAGAAGTGGAAAAATCAACTAATATAAATGAAGTTAATGATGTTTTTAAAGAAGCAAATGAAACATATTTAAAAGGAATTTTAGGTTATTGTGAAATTCCCTTAGTATCTTGTGATTTCAAAGGGAATCCAAATTCTTGTGTTATTGATGCAGGATTTACAGATGTCATTGGAAATAATTTAATAAAAGTTTTAGGATGGTATGATAATGAATGGGCATATTCAATGCGCATAATAGATTTAATTAAATATATTTCAAAGATGGAGGTATAA